CTCGTCGATGGTTTGCGGAATCAGCTCGGGACCGACCGCCACGCCTTTCAGCGGCGCGGAGGTGACACGCAAATCCGCCACCGGCTCGCCCGCTTGATCCCGGCGGTTGAGAATCTGGATCTTGGCTCCCATGGCCGTCAACACGTCGAGCAAGCCGGTCCTCGTCGGATTCATGCCGACATTACAAATCGTCACATCGGAGCCTGGGACAATCGTCGCCCCGACCAGGAAAAATGCCGCGGCGGAGAAATCGCCGGGAATCACAATGTCCCGTCCGGTCCAGCCCACCGACGGACGGCCTTGCAAGACCAAGGTCCCCGCCTCCTGCCGCAAGGGAATCCCGAAAAACTGAAACATCCGCTCCGTATGGTCGCGCGACAGCCGGGGCTCCCGAAATCTGGTGACCCCATCGGCAAAGAGGCCCGCAAAGAGGAGCGAGGATTTGATTTGCGCACTGGCGACCGGCGAGGTGTACTCAATCCCGTGCAAGCGCGTGCCGGTAATCGCCAACGGCGCCAATTCCCCGCCCTTGCGCCCGGCAATGATCGCCCCCATTTCCCGCAACGGCTTTACGACACGCCCCATCGGCCGGCGGCGAATCGATTCGTCGCCCGTGAGAATCGTGAAGAAATCCTGTCCGGCCAGCAGGCCGGTCAACAGCCTCGTCCCGGTTCCTGAATTGCCGCAATCGATCGGCGCACCGGCCTCGCGCAATCCCCAGAACCCTTTTCCGTGAACCGTGAGCACGTCGGGCTGCTCATCAATCTGAATGCCCAGAGCTTGAAATGCGCGCATGGTATTCAGACAATCTTCGCCACGGCAGTAACTGGAAACCCGGCTTTCGCCTTCCGCAAGCGACGTCAAAATGATCGCGCGATGCGTGACAGACTTATCGCCGGGCACCGTGATAGTGCCGGAGAGCGCAGCCCCTGGTGTGATCGTCAACGATGCCATAACCCTCTTATGCCGACACGGGCGGACGGGGATTGAGTTTCTCCCGTTCACCTTTTGCCCGTTCGATCGCCTTCTCAATCCCAGCTGCATCACGGGCTTGGACCAAACACTTAAACTCCTGAAGCGCCCGTTGATAGGCGTCAATGAAATGCACCACGTTGTCGCGGTTCCACAAAAAAATATCCCGCCACATTTCCGGAGAACTGGCCGCAATGCGCGTTGTATCCCGCAAGCCCCCGCCGGAATGGGCGGCCAGATCGAGGGAGGTGATTTCACGGTCACGCAAATCCGCCAATGCCGTGATGAGCGCAAAGGCCGCCACATGGGGCAGATGGCTGACCGCGCCCAGAATCTGATCGTGCAAGTGCGGATCCATCATCAACACCACAGATCCCGTCTCCTGCCACAACGCCCGCACTCGCGCCAATGCCTGCGCATCGGTCTTGGACGTGGGGGTCACAATGCAGCGGGCGCCTGTGAACAGCTGATCCGTCCCCGCCGCCACGCCGGTTTTTTCTTTCCCTGCGATAGGATGCGCGCCGACAAAATGCACACCGGCCGGCATGCTGGCTTCCGACTGTTCGACCAGCGTCCCTTTCACACTTCCGACATCGCTCACGATAGCACCGGGCAACAAACAGCCAGCCCACTCTTTCAGATGCCGGTCGTAGGTATCCACCGGCGTCGCCAAGATCACGAGGTCCGCGTCGCGCACGCCCTCTTTCGGATCGGCGACATAGCGATCGATAGCGCCCAGCTCGACGGCGGTCTTCAGATTCTCCACCCGCCGTCCCACGCCGACCACCTGATCGGCCAATCCCTTGCGGCGCAGGATCATGCCTAGCGACCCGCCGATGAGCCCGACCCCGATGATGGCCACCTGTTTGAAATGAACGGTCATAGCCAGTCCGCCGCGACCTAGACTTCCCGCCCGACGGCCGTTCCAATTTTTCGCAAATCCTGCATCAGCTCCTTGAATTTCGACGGCCTGATCGATTCTTCTCCGTCGCAGAGGGCGCATTCCGGATTGGAGTGGACTTCGATCAGCAGGCCATCGGCCCCTGCCGCCACGGCCGCTTTTGACATGGGCGCCACAAGATTCCACTTGCCGGTCGCATGGCTGGGATCCACGATCACGGGGAGATGCGACAGCTCTTTCAATGTCGGAATCGCCGCGAGATCCAGAGTGTTGCGATACTGGGTTTCAAATGTCCGAATGCCGCGTTCGCAGAGCATCACATTGCGATTGCCCCGCGACATGATGTACTCCGCCGAAAGCAGAAACTCTTTAATGGTCGCGGAAAGGCCCCGTTTGAGCAGCACCGGCTTGTCGTACGCACCGACCTCTTTCAAGAGTTCAAAGTTCTGCATATTGCGGGCACCGATCTGGATGATGTCGGCTTTTTCAAGAAAGAGCTCGATATCCCGCGTGTCGAGAATTTCGCTGACCACCGGCAAGCCCGTTTGTTTTTTCGCCTCCAGCAGGTAATCGAGGCCTTCGCGGCCGAGCCCTTGGAACGAATAGGGCGACGTGCGCGGCTTGTAGGCGCCGCCGCGGAGGATCGATGCGCCGGACGCTTTGACCTCGTGCGCGATCCCGACCGTCAGTTCCAGCCGCTCCACGGCGCAAGGCCCCGCCATGATCACGACTTTATTGCCGCCAATCTTCACGCCGCCAACGTCGATGATCGTCCCTTCCCGCTTGAACTCCCGGCTCACCAGTTTCCACGGCGCCAGGATCGGCAACACACTCTCGACACCGGGCAGCGCCGTCAACGGCTGGTTCTGGAGAATCCGGTCGTCGCCGATGACGCCGATGATCGTCCGCTCTTGCCCTGTGGAGAGTTGCGACTTTAGCCCTAATTCACGCAGGCGATCGATAATGCGATCGACTTCCCGTTCAGACGCCTCAGGCTTCAAGACGATAATCATGGTGCCCTCTCTGTCCCGCCGCTACGGCTGCACGACCTGTTTCAACGCGCCCAGGAATGCGTCGTTCTCATCCGGCTGCCCGATCGTCACGCGCAACATCGTGCCCTCAATATGCCGCACAATGACGCCTTCGCGCAGCAAGGCGTCGAACACACCCCGGCCGTCACGTTTGACATCAAAATAGAGAAAATTGGCCTGGCTGGGGATCGTCGTAAACCCGAGCCCCCGCAACCCGCGCTCCAACTGCTGCATGCCCGCGGTATTCACCGCGCGGCTCTTTGCTACATGGTCGTCATCAGCCAGCGCCGCCAGCGCCGCGCGCTGCGCGAGCGTATTGGCATTGAACGGCGGGCGAACCCGATTCAAGCAATTGGTGATCTCCGGCGTCGTCAGGCCATAGCCAATCCGCAGTCCGGCCAATCCATAGATCTTCGAGAAGGTCCTGAGCACAATCGCGTTCCGCCCTTGCGTTACGTACTGCAGGCTATCAGGAAAATGTGGGTCGCGCACATACTCGAAATAGGCCTCGTCAAACACGACAACCACATCCTCTGGAACCCGTGCCATGAACCGGGCGACGGAATCGGCAGATACCATCGTCCCCGTCGGGTTATTGGGATTGCAGAGAAACACCAGCCTCGTCTTGGGGGTGATGGCCTTCGCCATGCTGTCAAGATCGTGCGTCCAGTTAACCAATGGAACGATCACCGCCTTGCCATGGGCCGCCGTCACTTCCATCTTGTAGATGACGAATGTCTGATCGGCCATGACGGCTTCATCGCCCGGCGCAAGGAAAGTCCTGGCCAGCAACCCAAGGATTTCGTCTGAGCCATTGCCGAGAATGATGTGATCCAGGGTGAGCTTCCAGCGATCGGCCAGCGCCTGCCGCAAGCGATATGCCCCGCCATCCGGATAGCGATGCAAACTATCATGCCCCCCGACGAGCGCAGTCAGCGCTTTCGGCGAGGGCCCCAGCGGATTTTCATTCGAGGCCAACTTGATGACCCGTGCCAGGCCCATCTCCCGCTGCAGCTCTTCAATCGGCTTGCCCGGAACGTACGGGTTGAGCGAGGCAATGTCTGGATGAATACGAAGTGCCATAGGCCTAACTGTGTGCTGGATAGGAGCCCAAGATCTTCATAAAGAGACAGCGGCTTTTGATTTCTTCAATAGCCCGGCTTACGCGCTCTTCTTCCATGTGGCCCTCCACATCGACGAAGAAAATATACTCCCACGCTTTGCGTCGGGACGGCCGCGACTCGATCTTCGTCATGCTGATCCCATGCGAGGCAAAGGGCCTGAGCAAGTCATACAGTGCGCCAACTTTATCCTTGATCGAGAGCATCAACGACGTCTTGTCTTTCCCGGTGCGCTGTGGTGGCTTTTGAGACAGGACGAGGAACCGGGTGAAATTGTTCATGTTGTCTTCGATGCGAGCCTTGATGACTTTCAAGCCATAGAGCTGGGCCGCCAGTTCCGAAGCAATGGCAGCAATGGTGCCATCCTCCTGACACATTTCCGCCGCGCGGGCTGTGCTCGCGACTTCCGACACGGATACATGCGGCATGTGGGTTTCAAGCCAGTTGCGGCATTGCGCGATCGCCTGCGGATGCGAACAGATCTTCTTGACCTCTTCAGCCACCCCGGTCTTCGACATCAGATGATGAGAAACTTCCTGCAAGACTTCCCCGTAAATGACGAGGTTCGAGTCAACGAACATGTCGAGCGTATGGTTCACCACACCCTCCGTCGTGTTCTCGATCGGGACGACGCCAAAATTCGCACGGCCTCGCTCCACCTCGTTGAACACTTCCTTGATGCTGTGGACCGGGATGTATTGCGCCGATGATCCGAATTTTTGCATGCAGGCCATGTGCGTGAAGGTCGCGCGGGGGCCCAGATAGGCGACCTTCTGCGGGCCTTCCAGCGAGAGCGAGGCGGACATGATTTCCCGATACACGGGACGGATGGCTTCAGAGGGAAATGGGCCGGTATTCTGACCGACCAATCGCTCGATGATCGCGGCTTCGCGGGCCGGGGTATGGAGGTTGGCGTCCGCGTCCTGCGCTTTTTTGATACGACCGATTTCAATGACACTCTTCGACCGCTCGTTGAGCAGACGAAGAATCTCATCGTCGATACGATCAATCTCTTTCCGATAGTCGGAAAGGTCACCAGGCATGAACGAACCCCCTCCACTCGTGCCCCATGAGTTGGACGACCGTCCAGAGGCAGGACGAGTGCGAGCAAGCAGTGAATGATACAGGAACCGAACCGGCTATTGCAAGAAGACTCCCTGGTCTTTCAAGAACTTGCGTCTTCTCACTGTAATCACTTCATCCAGCACTCTCACGACAAGTCGGCTGATTGGCACGGAACGATGTGATGGATATGAATGGAAGAGGATCAAGAACACGAGTCCGTCTTGGAGGCCCCTATCGCAAACCGCCCAGTACAGAACGTCCGGTCGCTAGAACAGCTGCCTTGTCGGCTTGTTGAAATGCTCGAGGGCCGCTTTGGTGACTTGGCGGCCTCGCCCGGTGCGGTCGAGATAGCCGGCTTGGATCAGATAGGGCTCATGCACATCTTCGAGGGTGCTGCGATCTTCCTGCACCGCCGCCGCCAACGATTCCACTCCCACCGGCCCTCCGCCGAACTTCTCGATGATCGTGAGGAGAATTTTGCGATCCATCTCATCAAACCCGGCTGAATCCACACCGAGCCAGGCCAAGGCCTGATGGGCGACCGTTTGCGTGATCCGGCCCTCGGCTTTCACCTGGGCAAAGTCGCGGACCCGTTTGATCAGCCGATTGACGATGCGGGGCGTGCCTCGGGCGCGGCAGGCGATTTCATGGGCGCCTTCGGGGTCGATAGGAATATTGAGCAGCCCGGCGGACCGCATGACAATCACTTGCAGCTCCTCCGGCGAATAGAACTCCAGCCGATAGACCAATCCAAACCGATCCCGCAACGGCGACGTGAGAGCCCCGGCTTTGGTCGTGGCCCCGACCAGGGTAAAACGGGGGAGGTCGAGTTTTACGGTTCTGGCGGCAGGCCCCTGCCCCACGACGAGGTCGAGTTGAAAATCCTCCATCGCGGGATAGAGCGCCTCTTCAACCGAGGCTGGCAACCGATGGATTTCGTCGATAAACAGCACGTCATGCTCTTGCAGATTGGTGAGGATTGCCGCGAGATCGCCCGCATGCGCCAGCACCAGTCCGGAAGTGGCCCGCAAGGTTCCGCCCATTTCACGGGCAATAATATGGGCGATGGTGGTTTTCCCCAGCCCTGGGGGACCATAGAAAATCGTATGGTCGAGGGTTTCGCCTCGCTGCGTGGCGGCGTCGATGCAGACCCGCAGCGATTCTTTCATGCGCGCCTGGCCGATGTATTCGTCGAGCGTCTGCGGACGCAGCGTCTGTTCGAGGCTGCGTTCGTCATCGGTCAACTGGGCGTTCACGATCCGGTCGCTCATGGTTTCTCGTCGCGCGGCGGCGGGCTATTTCTTTTCCGCCGGTGGAATGTACTGATATTTCGGAGGAGGCGGCAACGCGCCCTGGCCCGGCGTCGCCGTGCTGCCACAATCAGGCGGACAGATTTTCCCGCCCGCTGTGGCATCGGGAAAACCC
The nucleotide sequence above comes from Nitrospira sp.. Encoded proteins:
- the aroA gene encoding 3-phosphoshikimate 1-carboxyvinyltransferase gives rise to the protein MASLTITPGAALSGTITVPGDKSVTHRAIILTSLAEGESRVSSYCRGEDCLNTMRAFQALGIQIDEQPDVLTVHGKGFWGLREAGAPIDCGNSGTGTRLLTGLLAGQDFFTILTGDESIRRRPMGRVVKPLREMGAIIAGRKGGELAPLAITGTRLHGIEYTSPVASAQIKSSLLFAGLFADGVTRFREPRLSRDHTERMFQFFGIPLRQEAGTLVLQGRPSVGWTGRDIVIPGDFSAAAFFLVGATIVPGSDVTICNVGMNPTRTGLLDVLTAMGAKIQILNRRDQAGEPVADLRVTSAPLKGVAVGPELIPQTIDEFPILCVAAAVAEGETTISGAEELRVKESDRIATMSVELRAMGAQIIEKPDGMVIRGLGQAGQNGHLTGTTQGRSHGDHRVAMSLAIGGLTASTPTSIEDTGCVDTSFPNFDRTLAALLTAGA
- a CDS encoding prephenate dehydrogenase/arogenate dehydrogenase family protein, whose amino-acid sequence is MTVHFKQVAIIGVGLIGGSLGMILRRKGLADQVVGVGRRVENLKTAVELGAIDRYVADPKEGVRDADLVILATPVDTYDRHLKEWAGCLLPGAIVSDVGSVKGTLVEQSEASMPAGVHFVGAHPIAGKEKTGVAAGTDQLFTGARCIVTPTSKTDAQALARVRALWQETGSVVLMMDPHLHDQILGAVSHLPHVAAFALITALADLRDREITSLDLAAHSGGGLRDTTRIAASSPEMWRDIFLWNRDNVVHFIDAYQRALQEFKCLVQARDAAGIEKAIERAKGEREKLNPRPPVSA
- the hisC gene encoding histidinol-phosphate transaminase, which codes for MALRIHPDIASLNPYVPGKPIEELQREMGLARVIKLASNENPLGPSPKALTALVGGHDSLHRYPDGGAYRLRQALADRWKLTLDHIILGNGSDEILGLLARTFLAPGDEAVMADQTFVIYKMEVTAAHGKAVIVPLVNWTHDLDSMAKAITPKTRLVFLCNPNNPTGTMVSADSVARFMARVPEDVVVVFDEAYFEYVRDPHFPDSLQYVTQGRNAIVLRTFSKIYGLAGLRIGYGLTTPEITNCLNRVRPPFNANTLAQRAALAALADDDHVAKSRAVNTAGMQQLERGLRGLGFTTIPSQANFLYFDVKRDGRGVFDALLREGVIVRHIEGTMLRVTIGQPDENDAFLGALKQVVQP
- the pheA gene encoding prephenate dehydratase, with the protein product MPGDLSDYRKEIDRIDDEILRLLNERSKSVIEIGRIKKAQDADANLHTPAREAAIIERLVGQNTGPFPSEAIRPVYREIMSASLSLEGPQKVAYLGPRATFTHMACMQKFGSSAQYIPVHSIKEVFNEVERGRANFGVVPIENTTEGVVNHTLDMFVDSNLVIYGEVLQEVSHHLMSKTGVAEEVKKICSHPQAIAQCRNWLETHMPHVSVSEVASTARAAEMCQEDGTIAAIASELAAQLYGLKVIKARIEDNMNNFTRFLVLSQKPPQRTGKDKTSLMLSIKDKVGALYDLLRPFASHGISMTKIESRPSRRKAWEYIFFVDVEGHMEEERVSRAIEEIKSRCLFMKILGSYPAHS
- the aroF gene encoding 3-deoxy-7-phosphoheptulonate synthase codes for the protein MIIVLKPEASEREVDRIIDRLRELGLKSQLSTGQERTIIGVIGDDRILQNQPLTALPGVESVLPILAPWKLVSREFKREGTIIDVGGVKIGGNKVVIMAGPCAVERLELTVGIAHEVKASGASILRGGAYKPRTSPYSFQGLGREGLDYLLEAKKQTGLPVVSEILDTRDIELFLEKADIIQIGARNMQNFELLKEVGAYDKPVLLKRGLSATIKEFLLSAEYIMSRGNRNVMLCERGIRTFETQYRNTLDLAAIPTLKELSHLPVIVDPSHATGKWNLVAPMSKAAVAAGADGLLIEVHSNPECALCDGEESIRPSKFKELMQDLRKIGTAVGREV
- the ruvB gene encoding Holliday junction branch migration DNA helicase RuvB; protein product: MSDRIVNAQLTDDERSLEQTLRPQTLDEYIGQARMKESLRVCIDAATQRGETLDHTIFYGPPGLGKTTIAHIIAREMGGTLRATSGLVLAHAGDLAAILTNLQEHDVLFIDEIHRLPASVEEALYPAMEDFQLDLVVGQGPAARTVKLDLPRFTLVGATTKAGALTSPLRDRFGLVYRLEFYSPEELQVIVMRSAGLLNIPIDPEGAHEIACRARGTPRIVNRLIKRVRDFAQVKAEGRITQTVAHQALAWLGVDSAGFDEMDRKILLTIIEKFGGGPVGVESLAAAVQEDRSTLEDVHEPYLIQAGYLDRTGRGRQVTKAALEHFNKPTRQLF